In Nocardia sp. NBC_01327, the genomic stretch TCGCTCGGTGAGCACGAGCTGGACGCCTCCGGTGTGCGGCTGCCCGCCAAGTACGACGCGGCCGTCACCGCGCTCATGAACCTGTCTCCGGCGACCCTGGCGGACCCGCACGCGGGCCGCGACTGGCTGGACCTGTTCGAATTCACCGGCGGCCCGGCGACGCCCGGTGTGCGCGCACAGCGGCGGATGGATCACGACTTCGACCGCACGGCCGCCTACGGCAAGATCACCGTGCCCTGTCTGTCCCTCGGATTCGCCGATGACCGGATGATTCCGCCGTACCTGTCCCGCGAGGTCGCCGACGCCATTCCGGGCGCGCGCTACCAAGAGGTCCCGGATGCCGGGCACTACGGCTACCTGGAACGACCCGAGATCGTGAACAAGATCCTGCTGGAATTCTTCGCGGGCTGAAGGTAACCGCCCAGGCGTAACGTCCGCCTTGCTAGGGTCGAATCAACGTCGGGGGTTCGTCCTTGCGCTGCGGTACCCAAACCCAGCGGTCGGATGGTCCTTCAGCGTTCCTGTACACAGCGCCAGTATCCAGTGAGGTGAAATGAGCACCAATCCTTTCGATGACGAAGACGGCCGGTTCTTCGTCCTGGTCAACGACGAGGAACAGCATTCCCTGTGGCCGGCCTTCGCCGAGGTTCCGGCGGGTTGGCGGGTCGTGTTCGGCGAGGACTCGCGCGCCGCATGCGTCGAGTACGTCGAGAAGAATTGGACGGATATGCGTCCCAAGAGCCTTCGCGATGCCATGGCCGCCGATGACGCGGCACGTCAGGCGGCGCAGTCCTGATATTGGCGGTTGACCCGATACTGCGCAGGAACGGTTCCGGATGCGGCAGGTGGCGCCACAAGCGCCCCTGACGCAGTTCGGCTCGTCTCCTGACGGCTATCGATCGGCCCGGACGTCGGCTTTTCCGCGCAGCCGACCCACCCGGTTATGATCGACACCGCCTTCGCCTCTTTAGCTCAGTGGTAGAGCACTCGCCTTGTAAGCGAAAGGTCGTCAGTTCAATCCTGACAAGGGGCTCTGAACCGCCTTCCCGGGACTTCAACGGTCACTGGGGAGGCGGTTACGTTTTGCGCCGGGTCCGCGTTGATCGCTGGATCAGTTCGTGTCCACGCCTCCCAGGAAACTCCCAGCGGAGGTCCAGGAACTTTGACGCCCGAGGCAGCAGGATGAGGTCATGACAGGTGTGCCCGCGCCCCGTGAGGCCGAAGCCAAAGTGCTGGTGGTCGATGACGAACCGATGATCGTCGAGTTGTTGTCGGTGAGTTTGCGTTATCAGGGGTTCGAGGTGGCTACGGCCAGTAGTGGGACCGAGGGGCTGGATCGGGCGCGGATGTTCCGGCCGGATGCGCTCATCGTGGATGTGATGATGCCGGGGATGGACGGTTTCGGGCTGCTGCGGCGGTTGCGGGCGGACGGGATCGATGCCCCGGTGCTGTTCCTGACCGCGCGTGACGAGGTCGAGGACAAGATCACCGGATTGACCCTCGGCGCCGACGATTACGTGACCAAGCCGTTCAGCCTCGAGGAAGTGGTGGCCCGGCTGCGGGTGATCCTGCGGCGGGCGGGACGTGCCGCGCCGGAGGAGAAGTCGTCGCGGCTGCGGTTCGCCGATATCGAACTCGACGACGATACGCACGAGGTGTGGAAGGCTGGGGAGCCGATTCCG encodes the following:
- a CDS encoding response regulator transcription factor, which gives rise to MTGVPAPREAEAKVLVVDDEPMIVELLSVSLRYQGFEVATASSGTEGLDRARMFRPDALIVDVMMPGMDGFGLLRRLRADGIDAPVLFLTARDEVEDKITGLTLGADDYVTKPFSLEEVVARLRVILRRAGRAAPEEKSSRLRFADIELDDDTHEVWKAGEPIPLSPTEFTLLRYFMVNAGTVLSKPRILDHVWRYDFGGEVGVVETYVSYLRKKVDTGPDRLIHTLRGVGYVMREPHRRSAAK
- a CDS encoding MbtH family protein, coding for MSTNPFDDEDGRFFVLVNDEEQHSLWPAFAEVPAGWRVVFGEDSRAACVEYVEKNWTDMRPKSLRDAMAADDAARQAAQS
- a CDS encoding alpha/beta fold hydrolase, which gives rise to MPLATVHGISLNYQVKGSGPLVVMIMGTGSPGRVWELHQVPALVAAGYKVCTFDNRGIAPSFEAAQGMTIDDLVGDTAGLIEFLGEGPALVVGQSMGSRVAQELALARPDLVRKAVFMAGHARLDQLQKTLSLGEHELDASGVRLPAKYDAAVTALMNLSPATLADPHAGRDWLDLFEFTGGPATPGVRAQRRMDHDFDRTAAYGKITVPCLSLGFADDRMIPPYLSREVADAIPGARYQEVPDAGHYGYLERPEIVNKILLEFFAG